The following coding sequences lie in one Bacteroidales bacterium genomic window:
- a CDS encoding ATP-binding protein, with protein MIPNKESQNVEFKQGWHDDYLKHLCAFANGRGGKLYLGISDDGTVVGVNNAKKLLEDIPNKVIQRLGITVDVELKDYNRKDLIEIIVNPVSVPISYHGKYYIRSGSTVQELSGHELRRFILQKDNISWDEITIPDAKIDDLDEPLIMRFLSKAVDTKRLSGAAIKEDISLLLNRACQKTLYNRFSTIYLPRPKGSKSLKIIAPFRDGVNNDFQH; from the coding sequence ATGGCATGACGACTATCTGAAACACCTGTGTGCGTTTGCAAATGGCCGGGGTGGCAAACTTTACCTGGGCATCAGCGATGACGGTACCGTTGTGGGAGTAAATAATGCCAAAAAGCTATTGGAAGACATTCCCAACAAAGTCATTCAACGATTAGGAATCACAGTTGATGTGGAGCTAAAGGATTACAACCGTAAAGACTTGATCGAAATTATTGTAAACCCTGTTTCCGTTCCAATTTCATACCATGGCAAATACTATATTCGCAGTGGAAGCACAGTGCAGGAGCTCAGCGGTCACGAACTCAGAAGGTTCATCCTACAAAAAGACAACATCTCCTGGGATGAAATAACGATTCCGGACGCAAAAATTGATGATCTGGACGAACCATTGATAATGCGTTTTCTGTCAAAGGCTGTTGACACCAAAAGATTATCAGGTGCTGCGATCAAAGAAGACATAAGTTTACTGTTAAATAGAGCCTGCCAGAAAACTCTCTATAATAGATTTTCAACGATTTATTTGCCCCGCCCTAAAGGGAGTAAATCGTTGAAAATCATTGCTCCCTTTAGGGATGGGGTCAACAATGATTTTCAACATTAA